The following proteins come from a genomic window of Pseudochaenichthys georgianus chromosome 19, fPseGeo1.2, whole genome shotgun sequence:
- the ghitm gene encoding growth hormone-inducible transmembrane protein translates to MMLARLTCLRTLPLVGLRPVLSQGSPALRTSTLKTCPTLLRPQQGFSSKARFGFRRTTKSQLKEAAFEPASETAYKIHGMGRLFLAGGAAVGLGALCFYGFGMSNEIGAIEKAMIWPQYVKDRIHSTYMYFAGSIGLTALSAVAVSRTPALMGLMMGGSWLAIGATFAAMIGAGMLVRSISYEHSPMPKHLAWMLHAGVMGAVIAPLTLMGGPLVMRAAWYTAGIVGGLSTVAMCAPSEKFLNMGGPLAVGFGVVFASSIGSMFLPPTSAMGAGLYSVAIYGGLVLFSMFLLYDTQKVIKRAETHPLYGVQKYDPINACMGIYMDTLNIFMRMVMILSGGSRKK, encoded by the exons ATGATGCTGGCGAGGCTGACATGTCTGAGGACTCTTCCTCTCGTCGGGCTGCGTCCTGTGCTGTCACAGGGGTCCCCAGCCCTGAGGACATCCACCCTGAAGACGTGTCCCACCCTGCTCAGGCCCCAGCAG GGTTTTTCCTCCAAGGCCAGATTTGGTTTCCGCAGGACAACCAAAAGCCAGCTCAAAGAAGCAGCTTTTGAGCCAGCTTCAGAAACCGCTTATAAAA TTCACGGCATGGGTAGACTGTTCCTGGCTGGAGGTGCAGCAGTGGGTCTTGGAGCTCTGTGCTTCTATGGATTTGGCATGTCCAATGAAATCGGTGCCATTGAAAAAGCAAT GATCTGGCCTCAGTATGTGAAGGACAGGATCCACTCCACCTACATGTACTTTGCTGGCAGTATTGGCCTGACAGCGTTGTCAGCTGTAGCAGTGAGCAGGACCCCGGCCCTCATGGGTCTCATGATGGGAGGATCCTGGCTG GCTATTGGAGCGACATTTGCAGCCATGATTGGTGCCGGCATGCTGGTCAGGTCCATCTCATATGAGCACAGCCCGATGCCCAAACACCTCGCCTGGATGTTACATGCAG GTGTGATGGGTGCTGTCATCGCCCCCCTCACCCTCATGGGAGGGCCCCTGGTGATGAGGGCCGCCTGGTACACCGCAGGAATCGTGGGCGGTCTGTCCACTGTGGCCATGTGTGCCCCAAGTGAGAAGTTCCTCAACATGGGCGGGCCCCTGGCTGTTGGCTTTGGAGTGGTGTTCGCTTCTTCTATTG GATCAATGTTCCTGCCGCCCACCTCAGCAATGGGAGCAGGCCTGTACTCAGTGGCCATCTACGGAGGCCTGGTCCTGTTCAGCATGTTCCTCCTGTACGACACGCAGAAGGTCATCAAGAGAGCAGAGACACACCCGCTGTACGGCGTACAGAAATATGACCCCATCAACGC GTGTATGGGGATCTACATGGACACACTGAACATCTTCATGAGGATGGTGATGATTCTGTCTGGCGGCAGCAGGAAGAAGTAA
- the chst3b gene encoding carbohydrate sulfotransferase 3b: MRIKYTISLVFFGALVIIEMENNIISRVSDKLALKQTPQTPLQPSGLSHILPKHNASFTKLSKTNSAFSLIKRRLENYSQHKEVVTRGRKHILLLATTRTGSSFVGEFFNQQGDNMFFLFEPLWHVEKMLTLETGGTNATAAAKAYRDVLQQLFLCDFSLLESFIEPLPVNHITTGLFRRESSSSLCQESVCSPVIKGVFERYRCRTRRCGPLNLTMASESCLQKEHRAIKSVRVRQLENLRPLAEDPRLDVKFIQLVRDPRAVLASRMVAFAAKYKNWKQWAIDGEVPIDDDEVRKLKWNCDNIRLSAEIGLRQPAWLRRRYMLVRYEDIARFPMRKATEMYRFVGIPFTPQVKSWILKNTQASKETSGVYSTQKNSSEQVEKWRFSLPFKIARVVQKVCGPTLKLFGYKFVSSEEMLTDKSISLIEDKVFNFV, encoded by the exons ATGAGGATCAAATACACAATATCCCTCGTCTTTTTCGGTGCACTTGTTATCATTGAGATGGAAAACAACATTATCTCAAG GGTGTCGGATAAGCTCGCCTTAAAGCAGACCCCCCAAACCCCTCTACAGCCCAGTGGTTTATCCCACATACTGCCGAAGCACAATGCTTCCTTTACAAAGCTTAGCAAGACGAACTCTGCCTTCAGCCTGATCAAACGACGCCTGGAGAACTACAGCCAGCACAAGGAGGTGGTGACGAGGGGCAGgaagcacatcctcctgttggCCACCACCAGGACGGGTTCCTCGTTTGTTGGCGAGTTTTTCAACCAGCAGGGCGACAACATGTTCTTCCTGTTTGAGCCGTTGTGGCACGTGGAGAAGATGTTGACACTGGAGACCGGCGGCACCAACGCCACAGCGGCAGCCAAGGCGTACCGGGACGTGCTCCAGCAGCTCTTCCTGTGCGACTTCTCCCTGCTGGAGAGCTTCATCGAGCCCCTCCCTGTGAACCACATCACCACCGGTCTCTTCCGCAGGGAGTCCAGCAGCTCGCTGTGCCAGGAGTCGGTCTGCAGCCCCGTCATCAAAGGGGTCTTTGAGCGTTATCGCTGCAGGACCAGACGCTGTGGGCCCCTGAACCTGACCATGGCGTCTGAGTCCTGTCTCCAAAAGGAGCACAGGGCCATCAAGTCAGTGAGGGTGCGCCAGCTGGAGAACCTCCGACCTCTGGCTGAGGACCCACGTCTGGATGTGAAGTTCATTCAGCTTGTTCGGGACCCTCGGGCTGTACTGGCTTCCCGCATGGTGGCCTTTGCTGCAAAGTATAAGAACTGGAAGCAGTGGGCTATTGATGGTGAAGTGCCGATTGATGATGATGAAGTCAGAAAGCTGAAATGGAACTGCGACAACATCAGGTTGTCTGCAGAGATCGGTCTCAGACAGCCAGCGTGGCTGCGAAGGCGTTACATGCTGGTGCGGTACGAGGACATTGCTCGGTTCCCAATGAGGAAGGCAACAGAGATGTACAGGTTTGTTGGAATCCCGTTCACTCCACAAGTTAAATCCTGGATCCTGAAGAACACCCAGGCCTCCAAGGAGACCAGCGGTGTTTACTCCACACAGAAAAACTCCTCAGAACAAGTAGAGAAATGGAGGTTCAGTTTACCATTCAAAATAGCCCGGGTTGTACAGAAAGTGTGTGGGCCAACGCTGAAGCTTTTTGGGTACAAGTTTGTAAGCAGTGAAGAAATGCTAACAGACAAGTCCATCAGTTTGATTGAGGACAAAGTGTTCAACTTTGTATAG